Proteins encoded within one genomic window of Kibdelosporangium phytohabitans:
- a CDS encoding RICIN domain-containing protein, translating into MPRPARTRQPDPWAAKDQTEFRDSLRGLMRWAGHGSLQQLEAAAVRRGTSMPVSTANRALNNDRLPTGDFVERMVTACGAEVAPWLAARDALADRPYLLDTPRGTPNADRADECPYPGLAAFTAGQARWFFGRERTTAELLDLVACSTGPVMVSGPSGTGKSSLLRAGLLPALADGRLPGSADWTCAVITPTAEPAAVLARCLDGRPDVIVVDQFEEVFTLCRDQTQRRAFIDALCAHDRVVLGMRADFHGHCASHPPLAGALRQGQVLLGPMTEDQLRAAMGKPATSAGLDLQTGLTDVIIGDLGGCDQPGVLPLLAHTLMATWRHRTGRTLTIAGYRLTGGVSGAIAKTAERAYQRLSAGQREVARVLLLRMIQFGDGTADTRRHLDRARLAEESADQVLAALIDARLVTANETTVVLTHEAILSAWPRLASWIEADRARLLAEQRLVAAAEAWERDGRHESDLYRGHRLAAVLERPGEPPEVAAEFVRASVRREHTERRAAARRTKRLRQLVAVLSCLVLLAAVMTVVAVVSRQDILTQRDIGVSRQVAGTAIALRMSDPDLAGQLAVAAYDLAPTAEARGAIMTTLVNLDPTRSTDATGTGAAQTIAFSADGTSLVAAGRDGTARVWRLGDPPSFLAAPVELPRHPGEIRAALFAPADKPLLATSAGDGRVRLWSASGIALGADAALSIPGPARDLGPLAFSGDGSLLVTGAEPGGNVQVWDPAKPGRPLAVFGGHSPGIEATAFTRTGRLLATSARDGSVKLWDLTDPARPVKVWENGNRNAGTVHALAFGGSDRLLVTANDDTTATIWDVGDPRNPRQLSSLTGHLGGAFGVAFHPGGRLLATASSDAVARLWDVSDPAKPVSWAASLAGDADNVSSVAFHPDGHMLATAGYSQAIRLWETDIDRAVAQICGLVSPAITRAQWTDHMAGHAYDPPCAKRNPPLVPKPAAAATASTEIVASHSGKCLASRGTDTTSGTPGAQFRCKGLHAGRWTFDRAGALHRVRNTATNLCLDARPGERKNGSGHLVVQRDCGTASTQLWRTAEILRTTSGEYVDIQLVHPATDQCLDINQGSVLDGALTIRWPCGSNLNQVFRVAATAIR; encoded by the coding sequence GTGCCCAGACCAGCGCGCACGCGTCAGCCCGACCCGTGGGCAGCCAAGGACCAGACCGAGTTCCGGGACAGCCTGCGCGGCCTCATGCGCTGGGCGGGGCACGGTTCGTTGCAACAGCTGGAGGCAGCCGCGGTCCGGCGAGGCACGAGCATGCCGGTGTCCACAGCGAACAGGGCGCTGAACAACGACCGGCTGCCCACAGGGGACTTCGTCGAGCGCATGGTCACGGCCTGCGGTGCCGAGGTGGCGCCGTGGCTGGCGGCGCGGGACGCGTTGGCCGACCGTCCGTACCTGCTCGACACGCCTCGCGGCACGCCGAACGCCGACCGCGCTGACGAATGCCCCTATCCCGGGCTGGCAGCGTTCACGGCGGGCCAGGCGCGCTGGTTCTTCGGACGGGAGAGGACAACCGCCGAGCTACTGGACCTGGTGGCGTGCTCGACCGGGCCGGTGATGGTGTCGGGGCCGTCCGGCACCGGCAAGTCCTCGTTGCTGCGGGCCGGGCTCCTGCCCGCGCTGGCGGACGGCAGGCTGCCCGGATCGGCGGACTGGACGTGCGCGGTGATCACCCCGACCGCCGAACCGGCGGCGGTACTGGCCCGGTGCCTCGACGGACGACCGGACGTGATCGTGGTCGACCAGTTCGAAGAGGTTTTCACCCTCTGCCGCGACCAGACGCAGCGCCGGGCGTTCATCGACGCGTTGTGCGCCCACGACCGCGTCGTGCTGGGCATGCGAGCCGACTTCCACGGGCATTGCGCGTCCCACCCGCCGCTGGCAGGCGCACTGCGGCAGGGGCAGGTGCTGCTCGGGCCGATGACCGAGGACCAGCTGCGCGCCGCGATGGGCAAACCGGCCACCTCGGCTGGGCTGGACCTGCAGACGGGGCTCACCGACGTGATCATCGGTGACCTCGGCGGCTGCGACCAGCCAGGGGTGCTGCCGCTGCTGGCGCACACGCTGATGGCCACGTGGCGGCACCGGACCGGCCGGACGCTGACGATCGCCGGGTACCGGCTGACCGGCGGCGTCTCCGGCGCCATCGCCAAGACCGCCGAACGCGCCTACCAGCGGCTCAGCGCCGGTCAGCGGGAAGTCGCGCGGGTGTTGCTGCTGCGGATGATCCAGTTCGGCGACGGCACGGCCGACACCCGCAGGCACCTCGACCGCGCCAGGCTCGCCGAGGAGTCGGCGGACCAGGTGCTGGCCGCGTTGATCGACGCCCGGCTGGTGACCGCGAACGAGACCACCGTGGTGCTCACGCACGAGGCGATCCTGAGCGCCTGGCCCCGGCTGGCGTCCTGGATCGAGGCGGACCGCGCCCGGCTGCTGGCCGAGCAGCGCCTGGTCGCGGCGGCCGAGGCGTGGGAACGCGACGGACGCCACGAATCCGACCTCTACCGAGGGCATCGCCTGGCGGCGGTGCTGGAACGCCCAGGTGAACCGCCAGAGGTGGCCGCGGAGTTCGTACGGGCGAGCGTGCGGCGCGAACACACCGAGCGCCGTGCCGCGGCACGCCGGACCAAGCGGCTACGGCAGCTGGTGGCGGTGCTGAGCTGCCTGGTCCTGCTGGCCGCGGTGATGACGGTGGTCGCCGTCGTGTCCCGTCAGGACATCCTGACGCAGCGGGACATCGGCGTGTCACGTCAGGTCGCCGGTACCGCGATCGCGTTGCGGATGTCGGACCCGGATCTGGCGGGGCAACTCGCCGTGGCGGCCTACGACCTGGCACCCACCGCGGAGGCCAGAGGCGCGATCATGACGACCCTGGTCAACCTCGATCCAACCCGCAGCACAGACGCCACCGGCACGGGCGCTGCGCAGACGATTGCCTTCAGTGCCGACGGGACCTCCTTGGTGGCGGCCGGCCGTGACGGCACGGCGCGGGTGTGGAGACTCGGTGATCCGCCGAGCTTCCTCGCCGCACCGGTCGAACTGCCCAGGCACCCGGGGGAGATCCGGGCCGCGTTGTTCGCTCCGGCGGACAAACCGCTGCTGGCCACGTCGGCGGGTGACGGCAGGGTCCGGTTGTGGTCCGCATCGGGCATCGCGCTGGGCGCGGACGCGGCGTTGTCCATCCCGGGGCCAGCGCGGGATCTCGGCCCGCTGGCGTTCAGCGGGGACGGTTCGCTGCTGGTGACCGGCGCCGAGCCGGGCGGGAACGTCCAGGTGTGGGATCCGGCGAAGCCCGGCCGCCCGCTTGCCGTGTTCGGCGGGCACAGTCCCGGCATCGAGGCAACCGCCTTCACCCGGACCGGGCGACTGCTCGCCACCTCGGCGAGGGACGGCTCGGTGAAGTTGTGGGACCTCACCGACCCGGCACGGCCGGTGAAGGTGTGGGAGAACGGCAACCGCAACGCCGGGACGGTGCACGCGCTCGCTTTCGGCGGCTCGGACAGACTGCTGGTGACCGCCAACGATGACACGACAGCGACCATCTGGGACGTCGGCGATCCGCGAAACCCGCGACAGCTGTCGTCGCTGACCGGCCACCTCGGTGGGGCGTTCGGTGTCGCGTTCCACCCCGGCGGGCGGCTGCTCGCCACCGCGAGCAGCGACGCCGTCGCCCGGCTCTGGGACGTCAGCGATCCGGCGAAGCCGGTCAGCTGGGCGGCGTCGCTGGCAGGTGATGCCGACAACGTTTCCTCCGTGGCGTTCCACCCGGACGGCCACATGCTCGCCACGGCCGGTTACAGCCAGGCCATCCGCTTGTGGGAGACCGACATCGACCGTGCCGTGGCTCAGATCTGCGGTTTGGTGAGCCCGGCGATCACGCGTGCGCAATGGACGGATCACATGGCCGGGCACGCGTACGACCCGCCCTGTGCGAAGCGGAACCCCCCGCTGGTGCCGAAACCAGCCGCCGCGGCCACCGCGAGTACGGAGATCGTCGCGTCGCACAGCGGGAAATGTCTGGCCAGTCGAGGAACGGACACCACGTCGGGCACGCCTGGGGCGCAGTTCCGGTGCAAAGGACTGCACGCCGGTCGGTGGACGTTCGACAGAGCGGGGGCCTTGCACCGTGTCCGCAACACCGCGACGAATCTCTGCCTCGACGCACGCCCCGGCGAACGCAAGAACGGAAGCGGGCACCTGGTGGTCCAACGGGACTGCGGCACCGCGAGCACCCAGCTGTGGCGGACGGCCGAGATTCTCCGGACCACCAGCGGCGAGTACGTCGACATCCAACTCGTCCACCCGGCAACCGACCAGTGCCTCGACATCAACCAGGGCAGCGTGCTCGACGGGGCACTGACCATCCGCTGGCCGTGCGGATCAAACCTGAACCAGGTCTTCCGGGTCGCCGCGACCGCGATCCGGTAG
- the bla gene encoding class A beta-lactamase — translation MAAPRPLTRRTLLAATALTPLAGCTSPATPAPPAPSAPSAPPATTSAAPPAPDEHLVALERKYDARLGVFALNTSTGASVAHRADERFAFCSTFKGLAAAAVLHRNPMSHLDTLVRYAEGDLLKSGVVTSQHVATGMTIRQLCDAAIRFSDGTAGNLLLRDLGGPQQLTDYLRGLGDTVTRMDRTEPAIVEATPGDPRDTATPRSLGTDYQKIVLGDALPEDKRALLRDLMERPATQAGAQRVRAGLPKDWRVADKTGTGDYGTLNDIALVWPPGKPPLLIAIMSSKAAKDAKYDHQPMLAEAASYAATALTR, via the coding sequence ATGGCCGCACCGCGTCCCCTCACCCGCCGGACCCTGCTCGCAGCGACAGCGCTGACTCCGCTGGCGGGGTGCACGTCACCAGCCACTCCGGCGCCACCAGCGCCGTCCGCGCCGTCAGCGCCACCGGCAACCACCTCGGCAGCGCCGCCCGCGCCGGATGAACACCTGGTCGCACTGGAGCGGAAGTACGACGCCAGGCTGGGCGTCTTCGCGCTCAACACGAGCACGGGCGCCTCCGTCGCACATCGGGCCGACGAACGGTTCGCGTTCTGCTCGACGTTCAAAGGCCTCGCCGCAGCCGCGGTCCTGCACCGCAATCCGATGTCCCATTTGGACACCCTTGTCCGGTATGCCGAAGGGGACCTGCTCAAGAGCGGCGTCGTCACGAGCCAGCACGTGGCGACAGGGATGACGATCCGGCAGTTGTGCGACGCGGCGATCCGATTCAGCGACGGCACCGCGGGCAACCTCCTGCTCCGCGACCTCGGCGGCCCGCAGCAACTGACGGATTACCTGCGCGGCCTCGGCGACACCGTCACACGCATGGACCGCACCGAACCGGCGATCGTGGAAGCGACTCCAGGTGATCCCCGCGACACCGCCACGCCCCGCTCGTTGGGCACCGACTACCAGAAGATCGTGCTCGGTGACGCCCTCCCGGAGGACAAACGCGCCTTGCTGCGTGACCTGATGGAACGCCCAGCGACCCAGGCCGGAGCGCAGCGCGTGCGGGCAGGTCTGCCGAAGGATTGGCGTGTGGCCGACAAAACCGGGACGGGTGACTACGGCACCCTCAACGACATCGCGCTGGTGTGGCCGCCGGGGAAGCCGCCGCTCCTGATCGCGATCATGTCGAGCAAGGCGGCCAAGGACGCCAAGTACGACCACCAGCCCATGCTCGCCGAGGCGGCGTCCTACGCGGCGACTGCGCTGACTCGCTGA
- a CDS encoding AEC family transporter translates to MGVLEALGRLVPVVLAFGAGAVFARRKIIQAQESRVFTDFTFLFAIPCYLFGKIYSSDLRALFDWHAIGAYAVSATVACVLVGVTTRMLTSGGARAIALRIMAAVQVNTAYYAVPVFVMLFGDAAPIFPILLLQVCLLSTVVIAVMEFGGPDADSADNRGTSRRLSRAVWASLNTPLVLACNLAIIANLVSVRVPSVVLDGLSFVGDAAAPVALFALGLYLGGTGVTIRGTTRTELALIAFKCLAFPLMTYALCRYVFGVGQPWLAYLTLIAAMPAPQNLFIFAQRYDIDVDLSASVVVKSSAVTILLLPLWFQFA, encoded by the coding sequence ATGGGCGTCCTCGAAGCACTGGGCAGGCTCGTGCCCGTGGTGCTGGCGTTCGGCGCGGGCGCGGTGTTCGCCCGGCGTAAGATCATCCAGGCGCAGGAATCCCGCGTCTTCACCGACTTCACGTTCCTGTTCGCGATCCCCTGCTACCTCTTCGGCAAGATCTACAGCAGCGACCTGCGCGCCTTGTTCGACTGGCACGCCATCGGCGCGTACGCCGTCAGCGCGACAGTGGCATGTGTCCTCGTGGGCGTGACAACGCGAATGCTGACCAGCGGAGGCGCGCGTGCCATCGCGTTGCGCATCATGGCCGCGGTGCAGGTGAACACTGCCTACTACGCCGTGCCCGTGTTCGTGATGCTGTTCGGTGACGCGGCGCCGATCTTCCCGATCCTGCTGCTCCAGGTATGTCTGTTGTCGACGGTCGTCATCGCCGTCATGGAGTTCGGCGGCCCGGACGCGGACAGTGCGGACAACCGGGGAACTTCCCGCCGGTTGTCGCGCGCGGTCTGGGCATCGCTGAACACGCCTCTCGTGCTCGCGTGCAACCTCGCGATCATCGCGAACCTGGTGTCCGTCCGGGTGCCGTCGGTGGTGCTCGACGGGTTGTCGTTCGTCGGTGACGCCGCCGCGCCCGTCGCGTTGTTCGCCCTCGGCCTGTACCTCGGCGGCACAGGCGTGACCATCCGCGGCACGACACGGACCGAGCTCGCGCTGATCGCGTTCAAGTGCCTGGCCTTCCCGCTGATGACGTACGCGCTGTGCCGGTACGTCTTCGGTGTCGGCCAGCCCTGGCTGGCTTATCTCACGCTCATCGCGGCCATGCCGGCACCGCAGAACCTGTTCATCTTCGCCCAGCGCTACGACATCGACGTGGACCTGTCGGCGTCGGTCGTGGTCAAGTCGTCGGCGGTCACGATCCTGCTGCTGCCGCTGTGGTTCCAGTTCGCCTGA
- a CDS encoding MFS transporter — protein MSTKEWAGLAVLALPTALLGLDVTVLYLTMPSLAADLDPTGTEVLWIMDAYGFLIAGFLITMGTLGDRIGRRRLLMIGSACFGAVSVVAAFAPNAEVLIGARAALGIAAATLMPSTLALISTMVPDPARRAVAIGGWVTAFALGMAAGPVVGGLLVEHFWWGAAFLVAIPIVVVVLLAGPKVLPEHQAPRSGRIDMVSVVLSLLALLPVIYAVKHVAEAGVGLSTVVPLVAGVGFGVLFVRRQRGQDDPLLDIRLFSGRTFSAALGVMVVGLTGVGGVMLLVTQYLQQIAALPPLRAGAWMGPPALAMFAAAIATPLIARRIRPAYVAGAVLAVSTVGYALLVTVDGTDDVVPVVAGFALVYLSLGTIAALGTDLVVGAVPPARAGAASALSETVQELGLALGVAVLGSIAAATYRAQVPADAAGPVRDSLAGALSNAGSVPETVIQQAKDAAISGLNVAALVAGIGVLVLAVLAAVVLRHVGTYKSQVG, from the coding sequence ATGAGCACAAAGGAATGGGCCGGGCTGGCGGTTCTGGCGCTGCCCACGGCGTTGCTGGGCCTCGACGTCACGGTGTTGTACCTGACGATGCCGAGCCTCGCCGCGGACCTGGACCCGACCGGCACCGAGGTCCTGTGGATCATGGACGCGTACGGGTTCCTGATCGCCGGGTTCCTGATCACGATGGGCACGCTGGGGGACCGGATCGGCAGGCGCAGGCTGCTGATGATCGGCTCGGCCTGCTTCGGCGCGGTCTCGGTGGTCGCCGCGTTCGCCCCGAACGCCGAGGTCCTGATCGGCGCGCGGGCGGCGCTCGGCATCGCCGCGGCCACGTTGATGCCGTCCACGCTGGCGTTGATCAGCACGATGGTCCCCGACCCGGCCAGGCGCGCGGTGGCCATCGGCGGCTGGGTGACGGCGTTCGCGCTGGGCATGGCGGCCGGTCCGGTCGTCGGCGGGCTGCTGGTCGAGCACTTCTGGTGGGGTGCGGCGTTCCTGGTGGCGATCCCGATCGTCGTGGTGGTGCTGCTGGCCGGGCCGAAGGTGCTGCCGGAGCACCAGGCACCGCGAAGCGGCCGGATCGACATGGTCAGCGTGGTGTTGTCCCTGCTCGCGCTGCTGCCCGTGATCTACGCGGTCAAGCACGTCGCCGAGGCCGGTGTTGGCCTGTCCACCGTGGTGCCGCTGGTGGCCGGGGTGGGCTTCGGGGTGCTGTTCGTCCGGCGGCAACGCGGGCAGGACGACCCGTTGCTGGACATCCGGCTTTTCTCCGGTCGCACGTTCAGCGCGGCGCTGGGTGTCATGGTGGTCGGCCTGACCGGCGTCGGCGGCGTGATGCTGCTGGTCACCCAGTACCTCCAGCAGATCGCGGCGCTGCCGCCGCTGCGGGCCGGTGCGTGGATGGGCCCGCCCGCGCTGGCGATGTTCGCCGCCGCGATCGCCACACCGCTGATCGCCCGCCGGATCCGGCCCGCCTACGTCGCCGGTGCCGTCCTCGCGGTGTCCACTGTGGGCTACGCGTTGCTGGTGACGGTCGACGGCACGGACGACGTCGTGCCAGTGGTTGCTGGATTCGCGTTGGTGTACCTGAGTTTGGGCACGATCGCCGCGCTCGGCACCGATCTGGTGGTCGGCGCCGTACCGCCGGCACGCGCCGGAGCGGCGTCGGCGTTGTCGGAAACCGTTCAGGAACTGGGACTCGCGCTCGGTGTCGCCGTCCTGGGCAGCATCGCCGCGGCGACGTACCGGGCCCAGGTTCCCGCCGACGCGGCCGGGCCGGTGCGCGACAGCCTGGCCGGTGCGCTCTCCAACGCCGGGAGCGTGCCGGAAACCGTTATCCAGCAAGCCAAGGACGCCGCCATCAGCGGGCTGAACGTCGCCGCGCTGGTCGCCGGCATCGGCGTGCTGGTGCTGGCCGTGCTCGCCGCGGTCGTCCTGCGCCACGTGGGCACGTACAAGTCGCAGGTCGGCTGA